A stretch of Anaeromyxobacter dehalogenans 2CP-1 DNA encodes these proteins:
- a CDS encoding (2Fe-2S)-binding protein yields MIVCLCFNVSDTLVRRRAAEGASLRQVIAETGAGTACRCCVAALAKVHAGGAAAAPPCARAQPAARRDAA; encoded by the coding sequence ATGATCGTCTGCCTGTGCTTCAACGTCTCCGACACGCTGGTCCGGCGGCGCGCGGCCGAGGGCGCCTCGCTCCGCCAGGTGATCGCCGAGACCGGCGCGGGCACCGCCTGCCGCTGCTGCGTGGCCGCCCTCGCCAAGGTGCACGCGGGCGGCGCCGCCGCCGCACCCCCCTGCGCCCGCGCCCAGCCGGCCGCGCGGCGCGACGCCGCCTGA
- a CDS encoding DUF4303 domain-containing protein, whose protein sequence is MPDSFDLGAFRRDLTRRTADAVHALRSRIGSETLYGFALFTSGERDFAWVRASANTEDALTRRAAAAAALDPRFRGEAGRRLLRWSAPDWEYHDFAPEVRGLAVPPPEGRRSTLDPALYDAFVGALKAVDRAGLFGRGADRAFLTVNILCDHASPAFFRRGLRVLNPVPTAERHLHETAAAPFVRCVNRAPRRERMRIWLALYEDLYMEWRTPIAEEARARGLSPWEVEEELARFGPKVVPALIDLLAHYGFAAPIDHNRGFETREVWLAGSALFLVRRIGMVAEAEIARLQRLVGDFAERDRRLRVASTLAENTARVLHELRPRRFPPSEMDPLTFKLTNPEPFLLRRP, encoded by the coding sequence GTGCCGGATTCCTTCGACCTGGGCGCCTTCCGCCGCGATCTCACCCGCCGGACGGCCGACGCGGTGCACGCGCTGCGCTCCCGCATCGGGTCCGAGACCCTGTACGGCTTCGCGCTGTTCACGAGCGGGGAGCGGGACTTCGCCTGGGTGCGCGCCTCGGCCAACACCGAGGACGCGCTCACCCGGCGCGCCGCCGCCGCCGCCGCGCTGGACCCGCGCTTCCGGGGCGAGGCCGGGCGGCGCCTGCTGCGCTGGTCGGCCCCGGACTGGGAGTACCACGACTTCGCGCCGGAGGTCCGCGGGCTGGCGGTGCCGCCGCCGGAGGGCCGGCGGTCGACGCTGGACCCGGCGCTCTACGACGCGTTCGTGGGCGCGCTGAAGGCGGTGGACCGGGCCGGGCTGTTCGGCCGCGGCGCGGATCGCGCCTTCCTCACCGTGAACATCCTCTGCGACCACGCCTCGCCGGCGTTCTTCCGGCGCGGGCTCCGCGTGCTCAACCCGGTGCCCACGGCGGAGCGCCACCTGCACGAGACCGCCGCCGCGCCGTTCGTCCGCTGCGTGAACCGCGCCCCGCGCCGCGAGCGGATGCGCATCTGGCTGGCGCTGTACGAGGACCTCTACATGGAGTGGCGCACCCCCATCGCCGAGGAGGCGCGGGCGCGGGGGCTGAGCCCGTGGGAGGTCGAGGAGGAGCTGGCGCGCTTCGGGCCGAAGGTGGTGCCGGCGCTCATCGACCTCCTCGCGCACTACGGCTTCGCGGCGCCCATCGACCACAACCGCGGCTTCGAGACGCGCGAGGTGTGGCTGGCCGGCTCGGCGCTGTTCCTGGTGCGCCGCATCGGGATGGTGGCGGAGGCGGAGATCGCGCGCCTGCAGCGGCTGGTGGGCGACTTCGCCGAGCGCGACCGCCGCCTGCGGGTCGCGTCCACCCTCGCCGAGAACACCGCCCGCGTGCTCCACGAGCTCCGCCCGCGCCGCTTCCCGCCGTCCGAGATGGACCCGCTCACCTTCAAGCTGACGAACCCCGAGCCGTTCCTGCTGCGGCGGCCTTGA
- a CDS encoding class I SAM-dependent methyltransferase, whose product MTDRSRRARPAAPRPPPHDRHVLYERAVQHADSELDLVDRAVRRGGGTPRRLREDFSGTALLSAAWVRRGRDRSAVAVDLDAAVHAWARAHRVPGLGAAAARLRLVEADVREGPPGPFDAVIAFNFSYGVLQTREALGAYLTAAAGALAPRGALLLDAYGGWDAEKELVERRRIGGGVSYVWEQESFDPITRRVRCAIHFELPGGRRLRRAFTYDWRLWTVPELTELMREAGLEPEVLWDVAPRGATRYVPRRSASNQGGWIAYVVGRRRP is encoded by the coding sequence ATGACCGACCGAAGCCGCCGAGCCCGCCCCGCCGCCCCACGCCCGCCGCCGCACGACCGCCACGTCCTGTACGAGCGCGCCGTCCAGCACGCCGACAGCGAGCTCGACCTGGTGGACCGGGCGGTGCGCCGCGGCGGGGGGACGCCGCGGCGGCTGCGCGAGGACTTCAGCGGCACCGCGCTGCTCTCCGCGGCCTGGGTCCGGCGCGGCCGGGATCGCAGCGCGGTGGCGGTGGACCTCGACGCCGCGGTGCACGCCTGGGCGCGCGCCCACCGGGTGCCCGGCCTGGGCGCGGCCGCGGCGCGGCTGCGGCTGGTGGAGGCCGACGTGCGCGAGGGGCCGCCGGGGCCGTTCGACGCGGTGATCGCGTTCAACTTCAGCTACGGCGTGCTCCAGACGCGCGAGGCGCTCGGCGCCTACCTGACGGCGGCGGCCGGCGCGCTGGCGCCCCGCGGCGCGCTGCTCCTCGACGCGTACGGCGGCTGGGACGCCGAGAAGGAGCTGGTGGAGCGGCGGCGCATCGGCGGCGGCGTGAGCTACGTGTGGGAGCAGGAGTCGTTCGATCCCATCACCCGCCGGGTCCGCTGCGCCATCCACTTCGAGCTGCCCGGCGGCCGGCGCCTGCGCCGCGCGTTCACCTACGACTGGCGGCTCTGGACCGTCCCGGAGCTCACCGAGCTGATGCGCGAGGCGGGGCTCGAGCCGGAGGTGCTGTGGGACGTGGCGCCGCGGGGCGCGACCCGCTACGTGCCGCGCCGCTCCGCCTCGAACCAGGGCGGGTGGATCGCGTACGTGGTGGGGCGGCGGCGGCCCTAG
- a CDS encoding RluA family pseudouridine synthase, translated as MRRLTLLVPDADRYERIDRFIAARGGISRGLARRAIEAGGVFVDGRRCKVAGRTLTPGQQVVVNLEEGGRAAPALAALGRERLLYADADLCAVDKPAGVPAQPTLTTDRGALPELVSALLGAPVTLVHRLDRETSGVTVFARTRDAAAALAEAFRTGTPEKTYLALCARAPSPAEGRVALALGKDPARPGLRRVDPAGDPAATRYRTLREAPGGALVEARPETGRTHQIRVHLAALGAPLLGDARYGGPRRVGEVAAPRVMLHATRLELPHPATGARMVFEAEPPEDFRAVEAALVGPPER; from the coding sequence GTGCGCCGCCTGACCCTGCTCGTGCCGGACGCCGATCGGTACGAGCGGATCGACCGGTTCATCGCCGCGCGCGGCGGGATCTCGCGCGGCCTGGCCCGGCGCGCCATCGAGGCGGGCGGCGTGTTCGTGGACGGGCGCCGCTGCAAGGTGGCGGGCCGCACGCTCACCCCCGGCCAGCAGGTGGTGGTGAACCTCGAGGAGGGCGGCCGCGCCGCGCCGGCGCTGGCCGCGCTGGGCCGGGAGCGGCTGCTCTACGCCGACGCGGACCTGTGCGCGGTGGACAAGCCCGCCGGCGTCCCGGCGCAGCCGACGCTGACGACCGATCGCGGCGCCTTGCCCGAGCTGGTCTCGGCGCTGCTCGGCGCGCCGGTGACGCTGGTGCACCGGCTCGACCGGGAGACCTCCGGCGTGACGGTGTTCGCGCGCACGCGCGACGCCGCCGCGGCGCTCGCCGAGGCGTTCCGCACCGGCACGCCGGAGAAGACCTACCTCGCGCTCTGCGCCCGCGCGCCCTCGCCGGCGGAGGGCCGCGTCGCGCTCGCGCTCGGCAAGGACCCGGCGCGCCCGGGCCTGCGCCGCGTCGATCCGGCCGGCGACCCGGCCGCCACCCGCTATCGCACCCTGCGTGAAGCGCCGGGCGGCGCGCTGGTGGAGGCGCGCCCGGAGACCGGCCGCACCCACCAGATCCGCGTGCACCTCGCCGCGCTCGGCGCGCCGCTGCTCGGCGACGCGCGCTACGGCGGGCCGCGCCGGGTCGGGGAGGTGGCGGCGCCGCGGGTGATGCTGCACGCGACGCGGCTCGAGCTGCCGCATCCGGCCACCGGCGCGCGGATGGTGTTCGAGGCCGAGCCGCCCGAGGACTTCCGCGCGGTCGAGGCTGCGCTCGTCGGCCCGCCGGAGCGCTAG
- a CDS encoding FmdB family zinc ribbon protein, with protein sequence MPIYEYECPKCGRFDALQKMSDPALQVHEVCGSKVRKLMSASAFAFKGSGFYITDYGGKSAAAITPDRKPEKKAEPKSEACASCPANKSAA encoded by the coding sequence ATGCCCATCTACGAGTACGAGTGCCCCAAGTGCGGGAGGTTCGACGCCCTGCAGAAGATGTCGGATCCGGCGCTGCAGGTGCACGAGGTGTGCGGCTCGAAGGTGCGGAAGCTGATGTCGGCGAGCGCGTTCGCGTTCAAGGGCTCTGGCTTCTACATCACCGACTACGGCGGGAAGAGCGCCGCCGCCATCACCCCGGACCGGAAGCCGGAGAAGAAGGCCGAGCCGAAGTCCGAGGCCTGCGCGAGCTGCCCGGCCAACAAGTCGGCCGCCTAG
- a CDS encoding CoA-binding protein, translating into MADWRENLVERDEDIRRLLAPVRRVAVLGIKTEAQSDQAAFYVPRYLKDAGVEVVPVPVYYPEVKTILGAPVYRTIAAIPGTVDLVNVFRRPADVPAHVDDLVAKKPAVVWLQLGIRNDLAAEALARAGIRVVQDRCLMVEWRRLGPAED; encoded by the coding sequence ATGGCGGATTGGCGGGAGAACCTGGTCGAGCGCGACGAGGACATCCGGAGGCTGCTCGCGCCGGTGCGGCGCGTGGCGGTGCTCGGCATCAAGACCGAGGCCCAGTCCGATCAGGCCGCCTTCTACGTGCCGCGCTACCTGAAGGACGCGGGCGTCGAGGTGGTGCCGGTCCCGGTGTACTACCCGGAGGTGAAGACCATCCTCGGCGCGCCGGTCTACCGGACCATCGCCGCCATCCCCGGCACGGTGGACCTGGTGAACGTCTTCCGGCGCCCGGCCGACGTGCCGGCGCACGTCGACGACCTCGTCGCGAAGAAGCCGGCGGTGGTCTGGCTCCAGCTCGGGATCCGCAACGACCTCGCCGCGGAGGCGCTCGCGAGGGCCGGGATCCGCGTGGTCCAGGATCGTTGCCTGATGGTGGAGTGGCGCAGGCTCGGGCCGGCCGAGGATTGA
- a CDS encoding COX15/CtaA family protein, giving the protein MKAFARFAWSVLAYNLAVVVWGAFVRATGSGAGCGKHWPMCNGEVVPRSPALETVIEFTHRATSGVALLLVVALVVAARRTFPPGHPARRWAWASLGLVLVEALVGAGLVLFGWVAKDDSAARGWVVAVHLTNTFLLVGAIALTAALAGRARGLALRGHAGLTGALGLAAGALVLTGASGAIAALGDTLFPATSFAEGLRQELSEEAHVLLRLRVLHPFVAVFSTLALGWAARSALRARPDADTRAASFAVLLLAGLQLFAGVLNVALLAPVWMQLVHLLVADLLWVALVVLAATALSPPAGAASPAGARPGDAPALG; this is encoded by the coding sequence ATGAAGGCCTTCGCCCGCTTCGCCTGGTCGGTGCTCGCCTACAACCTCGCGGTGGTGGTGTGGGGCGCGTTCGTGCGCGCCACCGGGTCCGGCGCCGGTTGCGGCAAGCACTGGCCCATGTGCAACGGCGAGGTGGTGCCGCGCTCGCCGGCGCTCGAGACGGTCATCGAGTTCACCCACCGTGCCACGAGCGGCGTGGCGCTGCTCCTGGTGGTCGCGCTGGTGGTGGCGGCGCGGCGCACGTTCCCGCCCGGCCATCCGGCGCGCCGCTGGGCCTGGGCATCGCTCGGGCTCGTGCTGGTGGAGGCGCTGGTGGGCGCCGGGCTGGTGCTGTTCGGCTGGGTGGCGAAGGACGACTCGGCCGCGCGCGGGTGGGTGGTCGCGGTCCACCTCACCAACACGTTCCTGCTGGTCGGTGCCATCGCGCTCACCGCGGCGCTCGCCGGACGCGCGCGCGGGCTCGCGCTGCGCGGGCACGCCGGCCTCACCGGCGCGCTGGGCCTCGCCGCCGGGGCGCTCGTCCTGACCGGCGCGAGCGGCGCCATCGCCGCGCTCGGCGACACGCTGTTCCCCGCGACCTCGTTCGCGGAGGGGCTCCGGCAGGAGCTGTCGGAGGAGGCGCACGTGCTGCTCCGGCTCCGCGTGCTCCACCCGTTCGTGGCGGTCTTCTCCACGCTGGCGCTCGGCTGGGCGGCGCGGTCCGCGCTGCGCGCCCGGCCGGACGCGGACACGCGCGCGGCGTCGTTCGCGGTGCTGCTGCTCGCCGGCCTGCAGCTCTTCGCGGGCGTGCTGAACGTGGCGCTGCTCGCGCCGGTGTGGATGCAGCTCGTCCACCTGCTCGTCGCCGACCTGCTGTGGGTCGCGCTGGTGGTGCTCGCCGCCACCGCGCTCTCTCCGCCGGCGGGCGCGGCCAGCCCTGCCGGCGCGCGACCGGGCGACGCGCCGGCGCTCGGGTAG